From Candidatus Paceibacterota bacterium:
TCGTCAAAACAGGCTTACTTCAGGCTGGCTAAAGCGGCAGAAAGCAGCTCGGTTACCTCATCGGCGATCTGCTTCATCTCGGGGCCTTCCGTGATTTCGGCCATCATCTGTGGGTTGATCATTTCCACCACTGTGCCGGCATCAGTCCTGCGGATGACGACGTTACATGGCAGGAGCAGACCGATTGAAGGCTCGGCTTGAAGGGCACGGTGGGCAAACTTCGGATTGCATGCGCCGAGAATGAGTTGCGGCTC
This genomic window contains:
- a CDS encoding DUF302 domain-containing protein, whose amino-acid sequence is MNYGMSRTIDRPFEEVNADVRAALAAHGFGIVSEIDMQATLHNKIGVEIEPQLILGACNPKFAHRALQAEPSIGLLLPCNVVIRRTDAGTVVEMINPQMMAEITEGPEMKQIADEVTELLSAALASLK